In Ailuropoda melanoleuca isolate Jingjing chromosome X, ASM200744v2, whole genome shotgun sequence, a single genomic region encodes these proteins:
- the SASH3 gene encoding SAM and SH3 domain-containing protein 3 isoform X2: MLRRKPSNASDKEPTQKRKIPEDDSGVPTAEDAGKSGKKLGKKWRAVISRTMNRKMGKMMVKVLSEEMGDTLEEGSASPTSPDCTLDSPSPEKMALAFSEQEERELPALSRQASTGSELCSPSPGSNSFGEEPPAPQYTGPFCGRARVHTDFTPSPYDHDSLKLQKGDVIQIIEKPPVGTWLGLLNGRLGSFKFIYVDVLPEEAVGPARPSRRQSKGKRPKPKTLHELLERIGLEEHTSTLLLNGYQTLEDFKELRETHLNELNIMDPQHRAKLLTAAELLLDYDTGSEEAEEGAESSQEPVANTVSEPKVDIPRDSGCFEGSESGRDEAELAGAEEQLHGLSLAGAP; encoded by the exons ATTCCAGAAGATGACTCAGGTGTCCCTACCGCAGAAGATGCTGGGAAGAGTGGCAAAAAGCTGGGGAAAAAGTGGAGGGCTGTGATTTCCCGAACCATGAACAGGAAGATGGGCAAGATGATGGTGAAGGTGCTGTCAGAAGAGATG ggaGACACTCTGGAGGAGGGCTCAGCCTCCCCGACATCCCCAGACTGCACCCTGGACAGCCCCAGCCCTGAGAAGATGGCACTAGCCTTTTCTGAGCAGGAGGAGCGTGAGCTCCCGGCCCTTAGCCGTCAGGCATCCACAG GCAGTGAGctctgcagccccagcccaggctccaACAGCTTTGGAGAGGAACCACCTGCCCCCCAGTACACAGGGCCCTTCTGTGGCAGAGCACGAGTCCACACCGACTTCACTCCCAGTCCCTACGACCATGACTCGCTGAAACTGCAG AAAGGGGATGTGATCCAGATCATTGAAAAGCCACCTGTGGGCACGTGGCTGGGCCTGCTCAATGGCAGGCTGGGATCTTTCAAGTTCATCTATGTGGATGTGCTGCCTGAGGAGGCTGTGGGGCCTGCCCGTCCCAGTCGCCGACAGAGCAAGGGCAAGAGGCCCAAGCCCAAGACTCTGCATGAGCTGCTGGAGCGCATAGGCCTGGAG GAGCATACATCCACGCTGCTGCTCAATGGCTACCAGACACTGGAGGACTTCAAAGAGCTGCGAGAAACACACCTCAATGAGCTGAACATCATGGACCCACAGCACCGGGCCAAGCTGCTCACAGCCGCCGAGCTACTGCTGGACTACGACA CCGGCAGCGAGGAGGCAGAAGAGGGCGCCGAAAGCAGCCAGGAGCCGGTGGCAAACACAGTGTCTGAACCCAAAGTGGACATTCCTCGAGACTCGGGCTGCTTCGAGGGCTCAGAGAGCGGACGAGATGAGGCAGAGCTGGCAGGCGCTGAGGAGCAGCTGCACGGCCTCTCCCTGGCCGGGGCACCTTGA